Proteins encoded in a region of the Lepidochelys kempii isolate rLepKem1 chromosome 24, rLepKem1.hap2, whole genome shotgun sequence genome:
- the PMVK gene encoding phosphomevalonate kinase codes for MAGLPRLVLLLSGKRKSGKDFVAEEIQNRLGPDVCAILQLSGPLKEQYAKEHGLDFQRLLDASDYKETYRKDMIRWGEEKRNTDPGFFCRIVVEGVTQPVWVVSDTRRLSDVEWFQDVYGAAVQLVRVVATEETRKRRNWVFIAGVDNAESECGLDQGVTFDWVITNDGDELSLDSQLEKLLHFIYSKL; via the exons ATGGCCGGGCTCCCGcggctggtgctgctgctgagcGGCAAGAGGAAGTCGGGCAAGGACTTCGTGGCGGAGGAAATCCAGAACCG GTTGGGGCCAGATGTCTGCGCCATCCTCCAGCTGTCGGGACCCCTCAAGGAGCAGTATGCCAAG gagcaCGGGCTGGATTTCCAGCGGCTGCTGGACGCCAGCGATTACAAAGAGACCTACCGGAAGGACATGATccgctggggggaggagaaacgCAACACAGACCCGGGCTTCTTCTGCAGGATCGTGGTGGAGGGTGTAACGCAGCCCGTTTGG GTGGTGAGTGACACGCGGCGCCTGTCGGACGTGGAGTGGTTCCAGGACGTGTACGGGGCCGCGGTGCAGCTGGTGCGGGTGGTCGCGACAGAGGAgacgaggaagaggaggaactggGTGTTCATAGCGG GGGTGGACAACGCAGAGTCCGAGTGCGGCCTGGACCAGGGCGTGACCTTCGACTGGGTCATCACCAACGACGGGGACGAGCTCTCTCTGGACAGCCAGCTGGAGAAGCTGCTGCACTTCATCTACAGCAAATTATAG